A stretch of DNA from Nerophis ophidion isolate RoL-2023_Sa linkage group LG18, RoL_Noph_v1.0, whole genome shotgun sequence:
AGACATATTTGAGTATATAGGTATGTTTATTGGTATTTTAGATTGGAGTATGACGTCAACGTGTCCTGTATTATTGTTAGCATTTAGGCTAGCGAGCGAGTAGCGCGCTAGCTACATTGCCAGCAAATTTGCAGTATCAGTGTGTGTGCTGTCCTTCAAAAACTTATTTTTCTAGtgtttaaatgtttatatttgtattttgaaTTCGAATATAACGTTGGAAATGGTTAAATACGTTAATGTTTCTTGTATTCgagttagcatttaagctagctagcaaTTGGCGTAATAGCTACCTTGCCAGAAAATGAGCAGTATCCGTGAGTGTGGTGTTCTTAAGAGACATATTTGagtatttaaatgtttattttcatattttatattGGAGTATGACGTTAGAAATGGGTAAATACGtgaatgtgtcttgtattcatgttagcatttcagcTAGCGAGCAATTAGCGTGCTAGCTTGGTTGCTGCCAGCAAATGAGCAGTATCAGTGAGTGTGGTGTTCTTAAGAGACATGTTTGAGtattaaaatatgtttattttggtattttagaTTGGAGTATGATGTTAAGAAATGGGTAAATATGTTAATctgtcttgtattcatgttagcatttaagctagctagcaattagcgcactacaaatgagcagtatcaGTGAGTGCGGTGTTCTTAAGAGACATATTTGAGTATATAGGTATGTTTATTGGTATTTTTGATTGGGGTATGACGTTAACGTGTCCTGTATTATTGTTAGCATTTAGGCTAGCGAGCGATTAGCACGCTAGCTTCATCTTTAGGCAGTGAGCAGAATTATGTTGAGTCTGACAATCACTCACCGTGTATGACCATTCAAATGGGCAACGGTGATTCTAACAGTCAAGAATGTTACCGTGGTTTTTGGTTCTGCCGCTAATCGTTACATCCCGAGTCGGAAGTGGTGCAGGTGTACTTGGGAGGCGGTCGAACCTGCACATTCTTTGCTCACTTCAACTACAAAACGTCCTTTAAACGTCATTAATTTTACATCGATACCTAATTTAGTGCAGGTCCTCGACTGTTTGTTAGGTTTGGAACATTGCAAGAGCGAGCTGGGGAGTGTTTGGCCTTGgcggttgtgttgtgttgtgttgaggcGAGCATATCAGGTGTCAGACTGTGTTGTTACCTGTGCTGTTCCAAAGCCTGCCGGCTGTGCAGCTGCAGCCCGCACTCGCCACAACACTGCGGCCCCTGAGCGGAGCCCTCGTGCCTCATGCCCGCCGCAAACTGTCCCAGCCGGCTGAGGAGCTCCCTGTGCAGCAGGCCCTGGTGCAGCAGGCCGCCGTAGGCCCTCGGGTCCAGCGGCACGCCCAGGGAAGAGGGCACGGAAAGGGGCGCCATGGTCCCCCCCGTGCGGGCGGTAGTGACCGAGTACAGCGAGCTCAGGTGTTTCTCCACCAACCCGGGGAAAAAGTCCAGAGAGCTCCCCAGCCCTTGGGCGCTGTCGTCAGGGTTGCCGTGGAGCTCCCGCGTGCTGGTGATCACGCTGCTTCTCAGCGGCGTCCCCGGGCCCTCGTCCCTGTTTGGGTCGGACGGCGAGCATCCGTCCCCTGCCCCGGAGGAGCCGCCCACGCAGAAGTCCGCCTCGTCCACCTGCATGTTCTCCGATTTGACGCCCCGCACCGGCTCAAGGGTCGGGGCCTCGCCGTTGCCCCGGTGAGGCTGGTGGGTGATGTCCGTGTCCATGTCCAGCTTGGGGCTCAACTCCGGAGGTGCGGTGGACTCTGTCCCCGGCGGACTCCTCTCAGTCATGTGGTAGAGCGCCAGGTGGTGTAGAGCACTGGGGTTGGTGCAGGCGGAGCCGTCGGGGATGGAATGCTTCTTGGACATCATGTGTCTCCAGTGTCTGGCCCGGTCACCGTGGTGGCTCACCGCCGTGTCGTCGCTCTCCTCCGCCTGGATGGTCTCCAGCACCTTCAGGCACTGCTCCTCCAGGAACTCGATCTCCAGGATCTCCGCCGCGTACAGCAGATCGTCCAGATCCTCGGCGGTGGCCTGCAGCGAGGCGGTGTAGGCGTACTCCAGGATCTGCTGGAAGGTCTTCGGGGACAGGAAGTCCAGGGCGTAGCGCAGGCTGCTGCGGTGGAACAAGATCTCAAACATCTTGCTGGTGCACGCCAGGACCGTGCGGTGCGCCGGGAACTCGTGGCCGTCCACCGTGATGATGACGTCGCACAGGGTTCCCGTCAGGCGCATCTGATTGGCTCGCTGCAGGAGCGCGCtggggtgggcggggttgtggAGCTGGAGCACGCCCATTTTTGTCAGACCCCTATGCGCCCGGACTTTGGCTGTGCCCGCATGAGGCGATCACCCTGATTCCGCTGGTCTGTGAGCTGGGGGACAGGGGGAGGAGTCATTAGTGTcatggtttaaagcaggggtgtcaaatgtaaggctcgtgggccggatcaggtccgcgaacaggttttatctggcccgcgggataagtttgctaagtattaaaatgagccgaaattttggtatgaaagaaactgcagttctaaatatgtccactagatgtcgcaatagcagaTTAGCCGTTTCAGTGAGTGTGGTGTATTGTATCGtctatgtcaggggtcaccaacctttttgaaaccaagaactacttcttgggtcctgattaatgcgaagggctaccagtttgatacacacttaaataaattgccagaaatagccaatttgctcaatttacctttaataaataaatctatccgttgtggtgaagaaggagctgagccggaaggcaaagctctcaatttaccggtcgatctacgttcccatcctcacctatggtcatgagctttgggtcatgaccgaaagaataagatcacgagtacaagcggccgaaatgagtttcctccgccgggtggtgggtctctcccttagagatagggtgagaagctctgccatccgggaggaactcaaagtaaagccgctgctcctccacatggagaggagccagatgaggtggctcgggcatctggtcaggatgccacccgaacgcctccctagggaggtgtttagggcacgtctaaccggtaggaggccacggggaagacccaggacacgttgggaagactatgtctcccggctggcctaggaacgcctcgggatcccccgggaagagctagacgaagtggctggggagagggaagtctgggtttctctgcttaggctgttgcccccgcgacccgacctcggataagcggaagaagatggatggataaatctatatatattaaaaaaaattggtatttctgtctgtcattccgtcatactttttttttccttttacggaaagttttttgtagagaataaatgatgaaagaaacacttaattgaacggtttaaaagaggagaaaacacaaaattaattaattaaaatttaaattaaattttgagacatagtttatcttcaatttcgactctttaaaattcaaaattgaaccgaaaaaaatgaagaaaaaaactatctattttgaatctttttttttaaatttaaaaaagaatttgagtaggttaaatccaatctgcactttgttagaatatataacaaattgcaccaagctatatttctaacaaagacaaatcattatttcttctagattttccagaacaaaacatttaaagaaattcaaaagactttggagTAAGATTTCaatgtgattctacagattttttagatttgccagaatattttttttttattttaatcataataagttggaagaaatatttcacaaatgttcttcatcaaaaaacagaagctaaaatgaagaataaattaaaatgtattcataattctttacaataaaaaaaattaggggtaaattgtcaggaaagaagaggaaggaatttaaaaggtaaaaaggtatatgagtttaaaaatcctaaaatcatttttaaggttgtatttttttcttgaattgtctttctgaaagttagaagaagcaaagttaaaaaaacaaatgaatttatttaaacaagtgaagaccaagtctttataatattttcttggattttcaaattctattgagttttgtctctcttagaattaaaaatttcaagcaaagcgagaccagcttgctagtaaataaatacaatttaaaaattagaggcagctcactggtaagtgctgctatttgagctaccatatttctttgaatagccgccgggcatgtaatatgcgcctgccttgaattactgccgggtcaaactcgctctcCAAATTAATAAGcgaatgcttacttttactgtcacgagtgacgcttcccctgccgtcattttcaaaatggaagaggagtTTATTTAGCTTTTActgtgtataaaccaggggtcttgttccacagccatacagatcacactaatggttgtgatataaaacaactttaacactcttacttatatgcgccacactctgtgaacccacattaaacgatgacaaacGCACTTTTGGAGAACATcggccctgcaacacaccacaaacgcaacacacatacccagaatgcaatgcatccacgactcctggctacaccgtccATACACCCGCTTGCacaaaaccccgcccccctccctgCACCCCCTTGTCCACGAGGggtgcgtgtataatatagccaagagtcacggatgcacggcattatgggtaatccctatgctgcgtttagaatgtgccacagagccaatgctctccagaaatgtgtttggtgtgggttcacagagtgtggcacatattagtaagagtgttgtttatatcacaaccttcagtgtaaccggtatggctgttgagcaagtatgcattgcaatctcgtataagaagcagcgaaatgcatgcgtccggccggcacgcagacagcatggtgtaaaagtggacGCGGTgatatgttgtagagcagtggtccctaaccaccgggccgcggccacagaattttttttttttttaatcacactcaattttttactgcatgacattggtaagcgcaggggtgagaagaggttttaaaattattagcgcctgcttacttttaccgcgtgccttgaataagcgcaggagtgagaagagattttaaattaattagcgccccggcggctattcaaggaaatacggtatttttagaacaggccagcaggcgactcatctggttcttacggggtacctggtgcccgcaggcaccacgttggtgacccctggtttattgtATTCATGTTCGCATTTTAGCTAGCCAGCGATTAGAGCGCTAGCTACGTTGCCaggcttttttaaagtaaactgctgttctaaatgtgtccactcgatgtcgcaatagcaattatttgtatatttgtagacgatgctacatatgtaaaaaaaaaaaaaaataaaccacgttaTTGCACTATTCGAGCATTTCTGCTATCCAGCGATTAGCGAGATAGCTACGTTGCCAGCAAATGAGCAGTATCAGTGAGTGTGATGTTCTTAAGAGACTTATTTGagtatttaaatatgtttatttttgtattttagatTGGAGTATGACGTTTACAAATGGGGAATGAcgttaatgtgtcttgtattTGTGTTTGCATTTGAGCTTGCCAGCGATTAGAGCGCTAGCTACGTTGCCAGGATTTTTTAaatgaaactgctgttctaaatgtgtccaccaggtgtcacaatagcaattctttgtatatttgtagatgatgctacatatgtaataaTAAACCATGTTAGTGCACTAggcgaggaaaatgatcaaactacataaataacaaacaaataaagtatatatactattaatgcatgtatatacatgtaagtgtaaaaacaacattatgattcgtacatttttagaatgtgcttgttctctttttaaacaaagaaaacgatctgaggttgtcattatttttaagttatcgtgccgcgtATAAATAAGGACtaataaagacagaatactattaaccacaacatccatccatccatctattttctaccgcttgtccctttaggggtcgcggggggtgctggagcctatctcagctgctttcaggcagaaggcggggtacaccctggacaagtcgccaccttattacAGTAACCTCAACATGTAAGTGTatacaaaaaaacattgtcaGAATGAgctcgttctatttttaaacaaacgaaaaaaaatctgaagttttctttatttttgagttaccatgtcgtgattttaccagtcctcgccccacttgggagtagatttttcaccatgtgcttgttctatttttaaacaaagaaaacaatctgaagttgtctttattttaaagttatcatgccgtgatttcaccagtccggcccacttgggagcagattttcctccatgtggccccccaccTAAAATGAACAACcaaaataacatcctgtaatttaattttgacATAATGTGTTTATATTGACAGATTGAAAAGTAACAccgatgagttgactgatgaacattatcacatcatttattcagaaagtataaataactaataacaaagatagaatactataaaccgtaacataacattttgtacatttttagaatgtgtttgttctatttttaaacaaaaaaaaaaacaatcttaagttgtctttatttcaaagttatcgtgccgtgattttaccagtttggcccacttgggagtagatttttctccatctaAAATGAACTACTTAATTAACATCTTGTAatttaattttgacatttttttatcttgatagattgaaaatgaacattatcacataatttattcagaaagtataaataacgactaatAAAGATGGAATACTACAAACCGCAACAtgtgagtttaaaaaaaacattatgatttgttcattttcagaatatgtttaatttttttaacaaaggaaacaatctgaagttttctttatttttaagttatcgtgccgtgattttaccactttgctccatgtggccccccatctaaaattaaCTACATAAACAACATCCTTTCATTTGattttgatagttttttttttttatccttatagattgaaaatgaacactgatgaacattatcacataatttattcagaaagcatAAATAACGACTAAAAAAgactaaccgcaacatgtaagtgtaaaaaaaaaataggatttgtacatttttagaatgtgtttgttctatttttaaatattgttttttgtatcttgaatttcttgatggattgaaaattaacaccaatgagttaatTTATTACATGATAAATTATCACATGATatccagaaaatataaataaggacaaataaagaACAAATACTATcagccgcaacatgtaagtgtaaaaaaaataaaaaaatccagaatGTGTTGGTTCTAtttgtaaacaaagaaaacaatctgaatttgtctttatttttaagttatcatgcagtgatttcaccacgtgggagtagattttcctccatgtggccccccatctaaaatgaactACCAAAATAACATCCTTTAATTTAATTTTgacataatttttttatattgatagattgaaaagtaTGActttgagttgactgatgaacattattcagaaagtataaataaggactaataaagacagaatactattaaccacaacatccatccatccatctattttttccACCGATAGTCCCtttaggggtcacggggggtgctggagcctatctcagctgcattcaggcggaaggcggtgtacaccctggacaagtctccacctcatcacagtaaccgcaacatgtaagtgtatacaaaaaatacattttcagaatgtttgttctttttttaaacaaaaaaaaaaaacaatcttaagttgtttttattttaaagttatcatGCTGTGAgtagtagattttcctccatgtggccccccaacTAAAATGAACTACCAAAATAacatcctttttttaattttgactttttttttttatattgatggATCGAAAAGTAacacaatgagttgactgatgaacattatctgATAATTTATCCAGAAAGTGTAAATAactaataaagatagaatactataaaCCGTAACATAAGATGCTGTACATTTTTATAATgtgattgttctatttttaaacaacaacaaaaaaacaatcttaagttgtctttattttaaagttatcatgtcgtgattttaccagtccggcccactagggagtagatttttctccgtcTAAAATTAACTACTTaaaaaacatcctgtaatttaattttgacatttttgtatcttgatagattgaaaatgaagactgatgaacattatcacatcattaattcagaaagtataaataacgactaatAAAGACGGAATActactaaccgcaacatgtaagtgtaaaaaaaacattatttgttcattttcaaaaacattttcagaatgtgtttgttctatttttaaacaaagaaaaaaaacaatctgaagttgtctttatttttaagttatcgtgccgtgattttaccagtctggcccacttgggagtagatttttctccgtcTAAAATTAACTacttaaataacatcctgtaacttaattttgacataatttttgtatcttgatagattgaaaatgaagactgatgaacattatcacatctttaattcagaaagtataaataacgactaatAAAGATGGAAGACTacaaaccgcaacatgtaagtgtaaaaaaaacattatcatttgttcattttcaaaaacattttcagaatgtggttgttctatttttaaacaacaacaaaaaaaaaaaatcttaagttgtctttattttaaagttatcatgtcgtgattttaccagtccggcccacttgggagtagatttttctccgtcTAAAATCAACAACTTAAATTACATCCTTTAATTTAATTTCGACAAAATGTTTGTATCTTGATCGATTGAAAATGGACActcatgaacattatcacatcattaattcagaaagtataaataacgactaatAAAGACGGAATActactaaccgcaacatgtaagtgtataaAAAAAGCATTTTCAGAAtgagcttgttctatttttaaacacacacaaaaaaaaaacaatctgaagttgtctttatttttaagttatcgtgccgtgattttaccagtttggccctcttgggagtagatttttctccgtcTAAAATTAACTACTTAAAAAACATTCGGTAATTGAATTTTGACAtaattttgatagattgaaaatgaacactgatgaacattatcacatcattaattcagaaagtataaataacgactaatAAAGACGGAATActactaaccgcaacatgtaagtgtataaaacaaaacattttcagaatgagcttgttctatttttaaacaaaaaaaaaaaacaatcttaagttgtctttatttttaagttatcgtgctgtgattttaccagtctggcccacttagGAGTAGATTTATCTCCGTCTAAAATTAACTacttaaataacatcctgtaaattaattttgatataatttttgtatcttgatagattgaaaataaagactgatgaacatgatcacatcattaattcagaaagtataaataacgactaataaagatggaatactactaaccgcaacatgtaagtgtataaaaaaaaaacattttcagaatgagcttcttctatttttaaacaaaaaaacaaaacaatctgaagctgtctttatttttaagttatcgtgccgggatttcaccagtccggcccacttgggagtagattttctcCGTCTAAAATTAACTACTTAATTTACATCCTTTAATTTAATTCTGACATAATTTttgtatcttgatagattgaaaatgaacactcatgaacattatcacatcattaattcagaaagtataaataacgactaataaagatggaatactactaaccgcaacatgtaagtgtaaaaaaaaaacattttcggaatgagcttgttctatttttaaacaaaaaaaaaaagacaatcttaaattgtctttatttttaagttatcatgtcgtgattttaccagtccggcccacttgagagtagatttaTCTTCGTCTAAAATTAACTACTTAAATTACATCCTGTAATTTAATTCTGACATAATTTttgtatcttgatagattgaaaatgaacactgatgaacattatcacatcattaatTCAGAAAGTAGAAATAACTACTAATAAAGATGGAATACaactaaccgcaacatgtaagtgtaaaaaaacattttcagaatgagcttgttctatttttaaacaaacaaaaaaaaaaaatcttaagttgtctttattttaaagttatcgtgccgtgattttaccagtctggcccacttgggagtagatttttctccatctaAAATTAACTacttaaataacatcctgtaattt
This window harbors:
- the zbtb16b gene encoding zinc finger and BTB domain-containing protein 16-A; the protein is MGVLQLHNPAHPSALLQRANQMRLTGTLCDVIITVDGHEFPAHRTVLACTSKMFEILFHRSSLRYALDFLSPKTFQQILEYAYTASLQATAEDLDDLLYAAEILEIEFLEEQCLKVLETIQAEESDDTAVSHHGDRARHWRHMMSKKHSIPDGSACTNPSALHHLALYHMTERSPPGTESTAPPELSPKLDMDTDITHQPHRGNGEAPTLEPVRGVKSENMQVDEADFCVGGSSGAGDGCSPSDPNRDEGPGTPLRSSVITSTRELHGNPDDSAQGLGSSLDFFPGLVEKHLSSLYSVTTARTGGTMAPLSVPSSLGVPLDPRAYGGLLHQGLLHRELLSRLGQFAAGMRHEGSAQGPQCCGECGLQLHSRQALEQHRRLHNDEKGHGCEYCGKHFQDSMRLRMHMLSHTAPAEALVCDQCGATFSSEEALDAHRLTHTGTDMAVFCLLCAKRFQTQKALQQHMEVHAGMHSYICSHCERPFPSHTTLKRHLRSHSGDHPFECEYCGSCFRDDGTLRGHKRIHTGEKPYECNSCGKRFSLKHQLETHYRVHTGEKPFECKLCHQRSRDYSAMIKHLRTHNGASPYQCTICQDFCPSLAAMQKHMKGHKPEEVPADWRIEKTYLYVCYV